The DNA region TCAGGAGATGTCTGGGGAAAAGGCTGGGGTTTTGTGATCTGTGTACTGCTGTACTGGGAGTTACAAAGGATTCATCCATGCCGGAACCAGTCCCTCATAACTTCCGATTAAACCACCTTAAACTTTACAAACACTCTAATAACGTAAAGAGGAATACGTTTATTTGTTTTAACAGGTTAAGGAATACAACAGTAAACAACTAAACACTGCTTCAATACAACAAATGTTAAATGCAAAGATTTATAAAGTTTTAAACTCTGGTAAGTCATAAAATATTtctatgttaaaaaaaatatgctaCATACAaccctaaaacattttttttgtgtgtgctgTTTTTATGTGGTTAACTTGAGTATGTTACACTGGGAATTACTGGACAGATTCAATTATTTAACTAATACATCTCAGTTTGTTTTACTGTGTGCAAAATCACGCACAAATATTACCTGAAAACTGATAACAGATATTCAGTGTATCTATGTTAAGGTTCTGTAATGCCAATGTGCTGACTCAGTTAACAGCACAAGTTCTCTCCTAGTTCTCAATCATttccactgcaaaaaaaaaataacgatGTTAAATGATAGCAATATAACAATGATATATGATAATCTGCTACATATACTTGCAACTAGTGACAGCGCTGACGTAGGCATGTATGATGCATACCTACGGCCTGCATTTTTTCGTGGAAATAAGGGGCGACAGTCTTCCAAACAAAACATACAGCTGCATTCAAGTCTGATGCAAATCAAACAGATGACTACACGGCTGCAGTGTGAATAAACAAATAACATTCGGTATggtctatatttatatatagcacTTGACATTTTAAACATTACACATCCTATACTtcgaaaaaaaatacaatatatttaaatacacaGGAAGAATGAAGAATATGGTGttaatataaaacaaatataccaatttgacggCAGTATTACTGCTGCTAATCGAAAATTGTATCTATTTACAAAACATAGAGTATATTTCACTATCGATTTCTTGCACAACAGCAAAGTTGCAATTCTCAATGCATTAATCATTTCCAGGGCTAGTCTCGACAGAAGACGTACTCCGTGTAGCTGGTCCAGATCTTGTCCTCGGTCGGGTCGTTGCTCGCATAGGCGCAGGTGCCAGTGGAGCTGCAGGCCACCATGTGGAAGCCGACCTCGGTCAGTCTATCAAACGCCTGCTCCAGGAAATTAAACTTCAGGTAATACCGTGACGTGTACCTCTCCGGCGGTCTGTCCGGGTCCCTGCTCTCATTTAAAGTATCCCCGAATACCTCTTTGGCAAGAGATGTCTTTCCACACACAGTAATCCGCGCAACCCTACGGAATTTCGCATCGCTTTGTATATCTCTGCCGATGGTATAGGAGCCTCGGTATCCGATCGTTATGTAACCGGACTTTCTGGACTCCGATGATGGGGAACGCGCATGGATCGCCGCCGGGGACGCGCCGGAGCCCCCCACCGCGCACTGGAGCGCAGCCTCCTCGGGGTCACTGGGACAGATATCTTCGCTGATCGAGTTGTCCTTGCTCATTTTCGGGGCTAGGAGCTTAGATAGTTCGCGAAGCTGGAAGAAATCGGCTTCTCTTTGCAGCCTGCATTTCTCCGGAAAGT from Brienomyrus brachyistius isolate T26 chromosome 1, BBRACH_0.4, whole genome shotgun sequence includes:
- the LOC125745539 gene encoding BTB/POZ domain-containing protein KCTD12-like; the protein is MHMSRPVPPPSAAHSGYINKALNAHSHCLDISCLCFHRAEMALQGAARGLSNGSNSTFSEIIELNVGGQVYVTRHKTLIAVPDSLLWTMFSQKAPQDLPRDSKGRYFLDRDGFLFRYILDYLRDLTLVLPDYFPEKCRLQREADFFQLRELSKLLAPKMSKDNSISEDICPSDPEEAALQCAVGGSGASPAAIHARSPSSESRKSGYITIGYRGSYTIGRDIQSDAKFRRVARITVCGKTSLAKEVFGDTLNESRDPDRPPERYTSRYYLKFNFLEQAFDRLTEVGFHMVACSSTGTCAYASNDPTEDKIWTSYTEYVFCRD